DNA sequence from the Tachyglossus aculeatus isolate mTacAcu1 unplaced genomic scaffold, mTacAcu1.pri scaffold_122_arrow_ctg1, whole genome shotgun sequence genome:
cttactatgctccaagtgctggagtagatacaaggtaatcagggtggacacattccctgtcccacaaggggctcagcctcaatccccattttacagatgaggtaactgaggcacagaaaaattaactgacttgaccaaggtcacatggtaccgggattagaatcccgacctctgactcccaggcccatgctctggatggatagatggatagatgaatggttggaagaatggatggatggaagaaaggaaagataGATTGATGatagaggatggatttgacaagatagATGGAATGCAGtcattctttcctcccttctcccataccacctcccaattTCCAACTTtctttcccacccccagagtcatgctaaagatcATAACATTATCTTTccatagtcattgctaataataataccattattgtatttattaagaggttgtgtgcctaaattattCCACttgctggaatagaaacaaaagagtcagttcagacacaattcctgtcccacaggggctcagactgtaagaggaagagagatcctagggatgttaagtcactgcccctaggttaTAAAGCAAGCTAGTAGCACAGCAggcatcagaacccaagtctcaatcaatcaatcatatttattgagcacttactctgggcgtagcactgtactaagcacttggaaaagttcaatgtaacagagttgttagacacgttccctgttcccAAACAGCTTACATGagagagcgattcccattccatgataaaattaagaaaaaaattatggtctttgttaagcacttgctatgtgccaagcactgttctgagcactggaacagatacaaggtaattgagttgtaccaagtggggttcacagtcttaatccctattttacggatgaggtaactgaggcatggagaagttaagtggatcgcccaaattcacacagaagacaagtggtagagcagggattagaaacaccCCAAAACAAgatttactgttctaagcacttaggcgaGTTCAGTTCAACTGAGTTgctaaacgcattccctgcccgcagtgagattacagtctacagggaccctCCTTCCTTTAGGCTATGATACCTCCCGAAAACtagattgtcagtcatacttcaatCTTAGCCGCCTCCCGTcgagactttgacaattcatcaacatccagcgttttctgtgaactcaGTAGGACAGATAAATCTAtgtctaggtccaagggcaattacGTCgtcaagtggtggtgtgagattatttgcacgagaaaggagacattttgtcccagggcagaggctgggtgagtgacccctttaggatcctgaccATAATAGCCTTCAtgcccctgttcctcaggctgttgaTGAGTGGTTTAAGGGAGTGGAACACTACCGTGTAGAACACGCACACCAGCATGTCCAGTACTTGGGGCGAATCTGAGGGTAGCTTCAGGTAAGCaaagaaacaagtcatgacaaagagagtgacgacaatgaggtgaggcaggcagatggagagggcTTTAGCCTGGCCCTTGGCAGCCGGCAacttcagcacggcccggaagatatgCACGTACGagaagatgatgagaatgaagcagacgaagcCTAACGTTGCCTCAGCAGTGACACTtacgtcgatggcgacgtggttctcggagcaggtgatcttcatcagggaggggacgtcacagaaaaactgctgtaCGACATTAGATCCGCGGAAGAAcggggagaaggtcgaagctgaaaacaagactcctaacaggccccactgagccacgaggtggccgccatcttcccacaggcactCTGTTCATGAAGGTCTCGTAACACAGTGGGAGGCACATGGTGGCATAGCGGCAATAGGACATTACCGTGAGGAGAACATATTCTGTAGCTGCAAAGAAAACCACCAAGAAAACCTGTGTGACACAGCCTAGTAAGGAGATGGATCtccggttggtcagggagttgtggatggattgggggacggtgacggagatgtagcagaggtcgaggacggacaggttactgaggaagaaatacTTGGGAgtatggaggtgccggtcgagcgCAGTGACAGTGACCATGAGGAGAttgcccgtcagggccgccaggtagagcaggagaaacagcgcggcatggaccagctgtggctcccggatctccaagaataccagcaggaggaattctttcACCGTGTAGACGTTGGGCATGTCctgcaagatgtccttgggcatcatgataggacctgatttcagacaaggATTAAAAACATTCTGTGAGAAACTCACAAGGCAAGATAATGCCCTTCTCCTGagatgaacctcaatcaatccattaatcaatcaatagtatttattgaacgcttactgtatgcagaccactgtactaagcacttgggagaatccacttcaacagagttggtagacacattcccttcccacaacaacttgcaatctagaaggagaACCTCACTTGGTCAACTCGTCCTGCCTCCGGTTTTATTTCAGGACAAAACGGAAAACCTTCCACGTTGATGATCTCTACGTTATTCTAAAACATCGGCAGAGATTCTGTCCAGTGTTCTCcttgcagtaagtgttcaatatgttccactgattgatttgggtttaAAAAAATCTAGAACGCAGGGATTGTGTAATCACAAGACTGTGTGCTTAAGGAAAGTTGGTGTTGTACAATTCACTTTGTCAGACACTACGCACGTGTACACAGgccatttcttcctgcaacacaGCACACTGCGTCCAAGCAGTCTAGAAATGTAGAATGGAAGTTTGCAAATTCTCAGATGGCTTCCTAGCCAAAACATattccagcaaaaaaaaaaaggataagggcaaaattgagtctatcaccaagctcttactctcaggattttttatggtatttgttaagggcgttctatgtgccgggcactgtactaagcagtggggggaagcAAGCAAATCGgtgtggacatagtctctgtcccacaaggggctcacagtcttaatccccatttaacagatgagttaactgaggcacaaacaagtgaaGCGACGTACCCagtgtcacacaccagacaagtggcagtacttCCCTGTTCCTTGTAGGATTTTTCCACTCCGGCCTCTGCCACGAGGGCCCGAGATCTCCCTTCCTAAGAAGCCTGCTATCGGACTCCAATGACCTGCCTCCGGGCTCATAATCATCCCCCtcccggacatctgcatccccacCCGAGGACGCCGAGGCCAGCCCCCAACCCTGCCGCAGGCCCCGCGACCGGTCAGAAGCTCATGTATCTCCTAGATGACCCTCGAGAGTTGATCTTTCTGCGGACCATCCCACGCCCCTGGACTGAACCACTCCCATGatcactagactcacccctcgaagtGACCATCCTGGTAGCCAACCAGGGCCATGGGACATTGTGtacaccctgcttctctcccccctcccccctcaaaagCAACCTTCTTTGGAGAGCCTCCACTCCCTCTTTCCCTGTGTTAGCACCGGATGTGacttattccccccaccccgctaCCCGAATAACAATGGCCTTGTTCTCACTGAGTTACTTTTAGCAACTACCTGTATTctacctggactctccttgccattagccttttttatTTGATTGACCCACGGAACTAATTCAACCTTCTACTCTGGGCATCAcccgcttattttattgttgctattatacgttaattgttaactgctcttagTGTTGTAATTCACCTCCCTGACCTCTTCATGACCTATCAATTCCACtgttcccatctgcccttcccagtcctcacgttccccttcccctctcccacccagctgtttccctccctttgatccggccccacccctccttcccgccccctctCTAGAATCCCACTGTACCAGAGCcaatcctcatccccctccccttgcGCAGGTCCCCGCCAAAACACTCCCATCCAAAcatttccctcacctcctccccacccccatcccatcccagttttCCTGTGTCATCGCCAACCctcatccccctcgtcccgccTAGGCCCttgccaactcattcccatccaaaccctccccgccctccgcatcattccccctctctcccctccttccgcagctgctgccaagtgtggcctatggaatcaCCCACTCCATTGTAGGTTAGGTCCCTTTCATCtgtgacctgttcctttcccgctctttcctcctcctcgccctcactgAGACCTGGCCTACCCCTGATGACATGGTCTCTCCTCCTGCTCACTCCAGCGTAGggatcttcttctcccactcccccagactcaacgggaaaggaggaggtgtcggcttcgtTCTCGCACCCGAAtgccgctttcgcactatccctcatccacctccccctcctttgaagcccatattattcgtctCTACCATCCCGTTTAGACTCTTGCAGCCGTCACCTACCGcccccctggtcccacctccaacttctttaagcaTTTTGACCACtttatcaccttccttctctctattccatgcccactctgatcctcgcaGACCTCAATATCTACATGGATGTACCCGGTGACTCCTTTGCTGCTCACCTTCTATCACTCTATGACTTCGCCAAacttctgctccaccccacctcgcccactcaccaacttggtcaaacCTTCTATCTCATCATTTcttaccactgcactatctccactcacaccaactctgaaatccttctctctgaccataaccttctcaaATGCActgtctctcacactcctccccctgtaAATGTATATTACTCCCCGATAGAGACCTCCAGTTTCTCGATCccgtccatctctctcagcgcatcacaccctaccttgcctccctatcctctctactcaCTCTactcactcttgatgaccagattactgctctcaactccaccctctctactcaatttAACTCTCTCacacccctttcccttcatcgctctcgcaccactaacacAGAGCccaggatcactgccactgtccgcctccttcgctcttatgctcgagctgctgaaccctTCTGGAGAAAGCCTAAACACTGTCAACCTTGTTCACTTAaagcttatcctttcctgccttaactctgtcttctcctctggcAGGCAAaaccatttttcttcccttattgacacacatgcccaTCTTCCCCGTCAACTGTTTATGACATTTAAATCACTCCTCAGGCcccgttcctccctctcctccatccctcactaccattcattcattcattcaatcgtatttattgagcgcttactgtgtgcaaagcacttcactgagtgcttgtgaagtacaagttagcatcatatagagacggtccctacctaacaaagggctcacagtctagaaggggtagacagacaaaaaaacaaaacatgtggacaggtgtcgagtcgtcagaacaagtacaaatgaagctagatgcacatcattaataaatagaatagtaaatatgtataagtaaaatagagtaataaatctgtatgaacatatatacaggtgctgtgggtaggggaagggggaggtggggattgggaaaaggagaggaaaaagggggctcagtctaggaagtccccttggaggaggtgagctctcagtagagattTGAAGGTAGAAAGAGAGCTAGggtggcagatatgtggagggagggcattgcaggccagggggaggacgtggaccgggggtcattcacgcattcattcattaaatcgtatttattgagcgcttactgtgtgcagagcactgcaactaagtgcttgggaagtacaagttggcaacagaaagagacggtccctacccagcagtgggttcacagtctagaagggggagacagagaacgaaacaaaacatatttacaaaataaaataaatagaataaatatgtacaaataaaataaataaagagtaataaatacgtacaaacacatatacatatatacaggtgctgtggggaagggaaggaggtaaggcgggggggatgaggagggcgaggagggggagaggaaggagggggctcagtctgggaaggcctcctgaaggaggtgagctctcagtagggctttgaagggaggaagagagctagcttggcggatgtgcggaaggaggccattccaggccagggggaggacgtgggccgggggtcgggtcgacggcgagacaggcgagaacgagggacagtgaggaggttagcggtagaggaatggagggtgcgggctgggctgtagaaggagagaagggaggtgagggaggaggggacgaggtgatggaaagccttgaagccgagagtgagcagttttcgcctgatgcgttggttgattggtagccactggagatttttgaggaggggagtaacatgcccagagcgtttctggacaaagatgatccgggcagcggcgtgaaatatggattgaagtggggagagacaggaggatgggagatcggggaggaggccgatgcagtaatctagacgggataggatgagagattgaacgagcagggtagcagtttggatggagaggaaatggcggttcttggcaatgttgcggaggtgagaccagcaggttttggtgacggattggatgtgaggggtgaacgagagagcagagtcgaggatgacaccaaggttaggggcttgtgagacgggaaagatggtagtgccgtcaacagtgatgggaaagtcagggagagggcacggtttgggagggaagataaggagttcagtcttggacatattgaggtttagatgatggacagacatccagatggagatgtcctgaaggcaggaggagatgcgagcctggagggagggagtgagagcaggtgaagggtgtcatcagcgtagagatgatagttgaagccgtgggaacgaatgaattcaccaagggagtgagtgtagatcgagaacagaaggggaccaagaagtgacccttgaggaacccctagagtaaggggatgggaggtggaggaggatcccgcaaaagagactgagaatgaacttccggagagataagaggagaaccagaagaggacagagtctgtgaagccaaggttggatagcgtgttgaggagaaggaggtggtccacaatgtcgaaggcagctgagcggtcgaggaggattaggatagagtagaggccgttggatttggcaagaaggagtcattggtgatctttgagagggcagtttctgtgaaatgtaggggacggaagccagattggagggggtcgaggagagagttggccttgaggaatttgaggcagcgagtttagacgactcgttctaggagtttgaaaaggaattgtaggagggggataggatgataactagaaggggaggtggggtcaagagaggttttctaGAGTAAACGTGggaaacgtgggcatgtttgaaggcagaggggaaggaaccagtggagagtgagtgaagatggaagttaaggaggaaaggagggaaggggcgagagatttcataagatgagagggaatggggtcagaagcacaggtggctggagtagcacttgagaggagggaggagatatcatctaaagatactgttgggaagaatgggagaatagcggagagggttgagagcaggggggttggagaaggggggaggagtgactttggagagctcagacctgatggagttaattttactaatgacgtAGTAGGcaagatctttgggggtgagggatggaggagggggaggaacaaggggcctgataagggagttaaatgtacggaagagctaacagggatgatgggcatgggtgtcaacaatGGAGGAAAAatggttttgcctggcagaggagagggaagatttgaggcaggaaaggataaacctgaagtcaacaaggttggcttggtgtttagactttcgccagaaaCGTTCATCAGCTCGAGCattagagcgaaggaggcggacagtggcagtgatcgagggctgtgggttagtggtacgagagcggcgaagggaaaggggatcgagcgagtctagctgagtagagaaggtagagttgaaagcagtaatctgatcatcaagattgggtagagaggaaatggcgtggtggggtgtgatgcgctgagaaagatggatggggttgagagagcagaggtctctgtgaggtagtaatatagacttACAGGAGAGAGGAatgtgaatgaggaggcaggtgagaaggttatgatcagagtgagggatttcagagttggtgagggtggagctggttcagcggtaggagatgatgaggtcaagggtgtgaccaggttggtgagtgggcgaggtggggtggagcaggaggttggcatcatcaaggagagatagaaggtgggcggcagaggagtcaccagggacatgcATGTGGATGTTGCAGTCTCCGAAGGTCAGAGTggccatggaaaaggagagacggaAAGTAAGTGAGGGGTCAAAAtccttaaagaagttggaggtggggcggggagggcggtagatgacggctacaggaatctggagggggtggtagaggcgaataatgtgggcttcaaaggaggggaaggaaaggaaagggggaggagggatatttcgaaagcgacattggggagcgagaaggaaatcaacatctccttttcctgtgactctgggggagtgtgagaagaagaggcctccactggagagagcagcagaagagtccGCACGGACTCTTCCGGAgaaagccatgtttcagttagggcgaggaggaatagagacctggaaaggaataggtccagaatgaaagggagcttacctataatggagctggggttccaaaggccacacgtgacagcagctgtggagggagggtagggagagggaagggtgagagaggtggggagggcttGGATTGGGATGATTTGGCtcgggcctgggcggggagagtgaaaagagggatggcgatgagaaatgagaactgggatggggttgggacggggaggaggggtgggagggggcagggagggaggagttgaggattggccTGGTACAGAGTCatcctggggaagggggagggggagggatggggtttGGGGAaacggagggaaagagctgagtgggagcggggaaggggaaggttaggaatgggaagggcagttgggagcagggaaattgATAGCTCATgttgagatcagcaaggtaaatgacagcacagcgggaagtTAACCGTTAACATGCAGGAACAAtgatgcagtagcaataataaaataagtaggtgatgacatcacaaagAGTAGCTAagaattaacatgctatggcaataataaaatacgcagatgatatcacagagagcagataacagttaatatgtgatggcaaaaaataagcagatgatgacatcacagagatcagttaacaattaacatgcgatggaaGTAAAATCAGCAGGTGATgtaccaacgatctggccacctgctTCTTTAGGAAAATtagcaccatcaggtctgagctccccaaaatcaccccccacctttctccatcccccccgctctcaaccctttcctctattttcccatccttccagCTGTATCTTCAGAggaggtctcctccctcctcttgagtgtcacccctccacctgtgcttaggaacccattccctctcatcttttaAAAATTCTAACCCATtacacttctcccctccttaacttctatcttcaactgctcactctccaacggctacttcccctttgccttcaaacatgcccacgtctccccatcctaaaaaaacctctcttgaccccacttccctccagttattgtcttgtctcccttctacccttcatttccaaactcctagagcgagttttccacactcgctgcctcgaattcctcaactgcagctctctcctggaccccctccaatctggcttctgttcctccactcctccgaaaatgccctctcaaaggtcgccaataaCGTCCTTCTTGACAATTCCAATGGcgcctactctatcccaatcctcctcgacatctcagctgcttttgacactgtcgaccatcccgttctcctcaacacgttatccaaccttggcttcacggactcattttattttcacctactgaattcccatctgcattctccattcctcccaagctcaccatgtcactgtgcctcgttcccaactcccacCATTCAGACTTCTACTTCACCACTTTTCTCCCTCTTGGACTCCACTCtcccttcttataataataatgataatgataatgataataatagcatttgttaagcacagtacgaagcactgttctatgcgccggggtggatacaaggtaattaggttgccctacgcggggctcacggtcttaatccccattttacaaatgaggtaactgaggcacagagaagttaattgatatgccccaaatcacacagctgacaagtgacggagccggaattagaacccacgacctcttacccccaagcctctgctctttccactgaaccacgctgcttatacACCAGACCacgggcttcccatcttcaaaactccttccaGAAACTCTATTGCATCAACGGGACCTTTCCTGATTATTTGTTTCATAATgttacgtggtaagtgtttactattttccagggaccattctaagcactgaagtacatacaagttaggcaggttggacacagtccctgtcccgcataggacttccattcttaatccccattttacaggtgaggtagttgaggcaataagtgaaatgattttcccaaggtcacctggcagacaggtggtggaagcggaattaggaaccaggtcctctaactcccaggtccatgctctatcaactcggctatgctgtttccctgtgcttccctgtttTAGGGCGTTTAATTATCTCGGTCTGgtactgtgtaaaaagcccccccgcccccccgccccatccttagtaataataagaataataattgtggtatttgataagtgtttataatgtgccaggcactgtacttagcgctggagtggatacaagcaaattggtcagacaagttcctgtcccacatggggctcatagacttaatccccattttactgataaggtaactgaggcacagagaattgaagtgacttacccaaggtcaaacagcagacaggtgttggagccgggattagaatctaggaccTTCCGTACTCTATCCTCttggcgacactgcttctcttgtattgcTGCTACTGGGATCAAGATACCTGAGCTCTTTACCCGAGCAGGATTTAATTGGACTGCAGGCAGCTTCCCTGGGAATCTCTGGAAAATCTATTTTGTAACCAAGTGGTTCTTTTTCCAGATTGTACTCATCCTCTGCTTGTTCTGCATAATCAAAAACGGGCAGACGACTGGAAAGTTGAACTCTAACACCATTTCGCAGCTCACCAGgagaggagatttttctttcatgttgagtataacactcagcatgatggactGCTCCCCATAGAGGAGGACACAGAGGGCGGCCAGGGCAGTCACCCTCTTGTCCACCCTGACCTCGGACATCGCCCCGGAGGAGCATCCGGGGCCGTGGAGATTCCGGACCCGCCGGTGGTGTCTGTACAGGATGAACACCAAGTAGCCGCTGGCCGCTCTCACGAGCCCCACGAAGATCAAGTCGCAGAGAGAGaacgtgatgatgatgagcggGATGGTTTTCACTCTGACACTGACCTTTACTCAATATTTGAGGTCCAGCAGGAGTTTAACACTGCTGCTGTTCCTGGGGCCTGTCATGTGCATAGAAATACTTAAATCTACGAGCAGACTGAGGCAccaggacaggaggcaggagaggacgaCACCCGTGGGTAAACTGGCTTTGATCCGGGCCAACTGGGGGTTCCCAGGGATTATGGTGACTGCCTGGAAGATGCTCAGAAGGCAGGTGGTGCAGATGGGCAGCCCCCGGACCACTCGAGGACTATACATGAGGAATTTACATCCAACGTCACTCAGGAAATTTCTCCACCCCCAGGCTGACAGGGTCTCCAGGATTCCGAGGGTGAGAAGAATCATGGTGTTGGCCACGGTCAGATGGCTGAAAATCAGATCCAAGGAGCTGAACCTGAGGCTGATGGACACCATGCG
Encoded proteins:
- the LOC119922721 gene encoding olfactory receptor class A-like protein 1; amino-acid sequence: MGHSGAVCPVSRVGDSSRTSHREMSRASCHPFDQFLRLLLLQLHHCMHDFEITIRTLVNVLLLAFYIRMVSISLRFSSLDLIFSHLTVANTMILLTLGILETLSAWGWRNFLSDVGCKFLMYSPRVVRGLPICTTCLLSIFQAVTIIPGNPQLARIKASLPTGVVLSCLLSWCLSLLVSVRVKTIPLIIITFSLCDLIFVGLVRAASGYLVFILYRHHRRVRNLHGPGCSSGAMSEVRVDKRVTALAALCVLLYGEQSIMLSVILNMKEKSPLLGWGLASASSGGDADVREGDDYEPGGPIMMPKDILQDMPNVYTVKEFLLLLQNMFSSR